The Stenotrophomonas maltophilia genome includes a region encoding these proteins:
- a CDS encoding carbohydrate kinase family protein, with protein sequence MSALICGSLAFDTIMVFPDQFKNHILPDKVHILNVSFLVPRMRREFGGCAGNIAYNLHLLGGQPIPMGTVGSDFGPYREYFEGLGIDLSRVRVIDELFTPQAFITTDHDNNQITAFHPGAMMRSYENHVRGVPGVTLGLVGPDGREGMIQNAQEFHEDGIPFIFDPGQAMPLFNGPELRAFIDQADYVVVNDYESNLLQERTGWDEKEIVSRVKAYITTRGPKGAVIHTPEKSYDIPPAHERRVVDPTGCGDAFRAGLIYGIQKGYDWLTIGRMGNLMGALKVEHPGTQNQRFTFDEFNEQFKQQFGYALGA encoded by the coding sequence ATGTCCGCTCTGATCTGTGGTTCTCTTGCCTTCGACACCATCATGGTGTTCCCGGACCAGTTCAAGAATCACATCCTGCCGGACAAGGTGCACATCCTGAACGTGTCCTTCCTCGTGCCGCGCATGCGCCGCGAGTTCGGCGGCTGCGCCGGCAACATCGCCTACAACCTGCACCTGCTGGGCGGCCAGCCGATCCCGATGGGCACCGTGGGTTCGGACTTCGGCCCGTACCGCGAATACTTCGAAGGCCTGGGCATCGACCTGTCGCGCGTGCGCGTGATCGACGAGCTGTTCACCCCGCAGGCGTTCATCACCACCGACCACGACAACAACCAGATCACCGCCTTCCACCCGGGCGCGATGATGCGCTCCTACGAGAACCATGTGCGCGGCGTGCCGGGCGTGACCCTGGGCCTGGTCGGCCCGGACGGCCGCGAAGGCATGATCCAGAACGCGCAGGAGTTCCACGAGGACGGCATTCCGTTCATCTTCGACCCGGGCCAGGCCATGCCGCTGTTCAACGGCCCCGAGCTGCGCGCCTTCATCGATCAGGCCGACTACGTGGTGGTCAACGACTACGAGTCGAACCTGCTGCAGGAGCGCACCGGCTGGGACGAGAAGGAGATCGTCAGCCGGGTCAAGGCCTACATCACCACCCGTGGCCCGAAGGGTGCGGTCATCCACACCCCGGAAAAGAGCTACGACATCCCGCCGGCGCACGAGCGCCGCGTGGTCGATCCGACCGGCTGTGGCGACGCCTTCCGCGCCGGCCTGATCTACGGCATCCAGAAGGGCTACGACTGGCTGACCATCGGCCGCATGGGCAACCTGATGGGCGCGCTGAAGGTCGAGCACCCGGGCACGCAGAACCAGCGCTTCACCTTCGATGAGTTCAACGAGCAGTTCAAGCAGCAGTTCGGTTACGCGCTGGGCGCGTAA
- the smeF gene encoding multidrug efflux RND transporter outer membrane subunit SmeF: MEVIPMKSASLFLSIAAVLALAGCSTLVPKNTAVAPAIPAQWPAEAAQGEVADVAAVGWRDFFTDARLQQVIDQSLQNNRDLRVAVLNVERARGQYRVQRADRVPGVAVTGQMQRQGTDAGVNEQFTAGVGVAEFELDLFGRVRNLSEAALQQYFAVAANRRNAQLSLVAETATAWLTYGADAQRLKIADATLKTYEDSLRLAEARHERGGSSALELTQTRTLVETARTDAARLRGQLAQDRNALALLAGGQLDPALLPDSIEPQLLALAPPPAGLPSDVLLQRPDIMAAEHQLLAANANIGAARAAFFPSISLTGSIGSGSSELSNLFDSGTRVWSFLPKITLPIFQGGKLRANLAIANADRDIALAQYEKSIQVGFRETADALALNVSLDEQVSSQQRLVEAAEQANRLSQARYDAGLDSFVTLLDARRTAYNAQQTQLQAQLAQQANRITLYKVMGGGWHERS; this comes from the coding sequence ATGGAAGTCATTCCCATGAAAAGTGCATCCCTGTTCCTTTCCATTGCCGCTGTGCTCGCGCTCGCCGGCTGCTCCACCCTGGTGCCGAAGAACACCGCTGTCGCCCCGGCGATCCCGGCGCAGTGGCCGGCCGAGGCCGCGCAGGGCGAGGTGGCCGATGTCGCCGCCGTCGGCTGGCGCGACTTCTTCACCGATGCGCGCCTGCAGCAGGTGATCGACCAGTCGCTGCAGAACAACCGCGATCTGCGCGTGGCCGTGCTCAACGTTGAGCGCGCGCGCGGCCAGTACCGTGTGCAGCGCGCTGATCGCGTGCCCGGCGTGGCCGTTACCGGCCAGATGCAGCGCCAGGGCACCGACGCCGGTGTCAACGAACAGTTCACCGCCGGTGTCGGCGTGGCCGAGTTCGAGCTGGATCTGTTCGGCCGCGTGCGCAATCTCAGTGAAGCCGCGCTGCAGCAGTACTTCGCCGTCGCCGCCAACCGCCGCAACGCGCAGTTGAGCCTGGTGGCCGAGACGGCCACCGCATGGCTGACCTACGGTGCCGACGCGCAGCGGCTGAAGATCGCCGATGCCACGCTGAAGACCTACGAGGATTCGCTGCGCCTGGCCGAGGCCCGCCACGAACGTGGTGGCAGTTCGGCGCTGGAGCTGACCCAGACCCGTACCCTGGTCGAGACCGCGCGTACGGACGCCGCACGCCTGCGTGGCCAGCTGGCCCAGGACCGCAACGCGCTGGCGCTGCTGGCCGGTGGCCAGCTGGATCCGGCGCTGCTGCCGGACAGCATCGAGCCGCAGCTGCTTGCACTGGCACCGCCGCCGGCCGGCCTGCCCAGCGACGTGCTGCTGCAGCGCCCGGACATCATGGCCGCCGAACACCAGCTGCTGGCGGCCAACGCCAATATCGGTGCGGCACGCGCGGCGTTCTTCCCGAGCATCTCGCTGACCGGCAGCATCGGCAGTGGTTCGAGCGAACTGTCCAACCTGTTCGACAGCGGTACGCGCGTGTGGAGCTTCCTGCCGAAGATCACGCTGCCGATCTTCCAGGGCGGCAAGCTGCGCGCCAACCTGGCCATCGCCAACGCGGATCGTGATATCGCTCTGGCGCAGTACGAGAAGTCGATCCAGGTGGGCTTCCGCGAAACCGCCGATGCGCTGGCGTTGAATGTCAGCCTGGACGAGCAGGTGAGTTCACAGCAGCGCCTGGTGGAAGCGGCCGAACAGGCCAACCGCCTGTCGCAGGCGCGCTACGACGCGGGCCTGGACAGCTTCGTGACCCTGCTGGATGCGCGGCGTACGGCCTACAACGCACAACAGACCCAGCTGCAGGCGCAGCTGGCGCAGCAGGCCAACCGCATCACCCTGTACAAGGTGATGGGCGGTGGCTGGCACGAGCGCAGCTGA
- a CDS encoding HAD family hydrolase has protein sequence MVAVRGATGSAVHALSAIRHWVFDMDGTLTVAVHDFAAIRRALEIAAEEDILDHIAALPDAPAQAKRAWLLDHERALAEDALPAPGAVKLLRALAAAGCRLGILTRNDHALAKLTLEAIGVGALFDDADIIGRDEAVPKPSPDGLQQHLRRWGIGAAHAVMVGDHAYDLECGRAAGAHTVLVNLPENPWPGRADWHFADCRALLAAWQQKG, from the coding sequence ATGGTGGCAGTGAGGGGTGCGACGGGCAGCGCAGTGCACGCGTTGTCCGCGATCCGGCACTGGGTGTTCGACATGGACGGCACACTGACGGTGGCCGTGCATGACTTCGCCGCGATCCGCCGCGCGCTGGAGATCGCCGCGGAGGAAGACATCCTCGACCATATCGCGGCATTGCCCGACGCACCGGCGCAGGCGAAGCGCGCGTGGCTGCTGGATCACGAGCGCGCCCTGGCCGAGGACGCGCTGCCAGCGCCGGGGGCGGTGAAGCTGCTGCGCGCGCTGGCGGCGGCGGGTTGCCGACTGGGCATCCTGACCCGCAACGACCATGCGCTGGCGAAGCTGACGCTGGAGGCGATCGGGGTCGGGGCGTTGTTCGACGACGCCGACATCATCGGCCGCGATGAAGCGGTGCCCAAGCCCTCGCCGGATGGCCTGCAGCAGCATCTTCGTCGCTGGGGCATCGGGGCTGCGCACGCGGTGATGGTCGGTGACCACGCTTACGACCTGGAGTGCGGTCGTGCCGCGGGCGCCCACACCGTGCTGGTCAACCTGCCGGAGAACCCATGGCCGGGCCGGGCCGACTGGCATTTCGCCGATTGCCGCGCCTTGCTGGCGGCCTGGCAGCAAAAGGGGTAG
- the ubiE gene encoding bifunctional demethylmenaquinone methyltransferase/2-methoxy-6-polyprenyl-1,4-benzoquinol methylase UbiE has product MSESPYKAGTTHFGFRDVAAKDKQKLVGQVFTSVARNYDLMNDLMSLGVHRAWKRYYVATAQVKPGDRVLDLAGGTGDIAALLKERVGAEGSVVLGDINAGMLSVGRDRLTNRGLVLGLDYVQCNAEALPFPDNSFDLVTIAFGLRNVTDKDAGLREMYRVLKVGGQARVLEFSEVTADWFKPIYDFHSFKILPKLGKLFANDSDSYQYLAESIRKHPPQDELKAMMGQAGFERCHYKNLTGGIVSIHSGYKL; this is encoded by the coding sequence ATGAGCGAATCCCCCTACAAAGCCGGTACCACCCATTTCGGGTTCCGCGACGTCGCCGCCAAGGACAAGCAGAAGCTGGTCGGCCAGGTGTTCACCTCGGTCGCGCGCAACTACGACCTGATGAACGACCTGATGAGCCTGGGCGTGCACCGGGCGTGGAAGCGCTACTACGTGGCCACCGCGCAGGTGAAGCCGGGCGACCGCGTGCTCGATCTGGCGGGCGGCACCGGCGACATCGCCGCCCTGCTGAAGGAGCGCGTAGGCGCCGAGGGCTCGGTGGTGCTGGGCGACATCAACGCCGGCATGCTGTCGGTCGGCCGTGACCGCCTGACCAACCGCGGCCTGGTGCTGGGCCTGGACTACGTGCAGTGCAATGCCGAGGCCCTGCCGTTCCCGGACAACAGCTTCGACCTGGTCACCATCGCCTTCGGCCTGCGCAACGTGACCGACAAGGACGCTGGCCTGCGCGAGATGTACCGCGTGCTGAAGGTGGGCGGCCAGGCCCGCGTGCTGGAGTTCTCCGAAGTCACCGCGGACTGGTTCAAGCCGATCTACGACTTCCACTCGTTCAAGATCCTGCCGAAGCTGGGCAAGCTGTTCGCCAATGACTCGGACAGCTACCAGTACCTGGCCGAGAGCATCCGCAAGCACCCGCCGCAGGATGAACTGAAGGCGATGATGGGGCAGGCCGGGTTCGAGCGCTGCCACTACAAGAACCTGACCGGCGGCATCGTTTCGATCCACTCCGGCTACAAGCTGTAA
- a CDS encoding M1 family metallopeptidase translates to MRNPLMLLPLAVALAAGCSQEAAAPAAAPTAAKAPAAPVNAENRSHDESSYAEPDKVVIKDIALDLKLDFDQKQIGGTATYTLEWKQKDARQLVLDTRELTVSKVEAVAADGARSPLKFELAAADKVFGSKLTIEAPEQPAKVEVTYHTAPTASGLQWLAPSMTEGKKLPFMFSQSQAIHARSWVPLQDTPSVRFTYSAHVVSRPDVMVLMSADNDPKAARDGDYTFKMPQPIPSYLLAIAAGDLVFEPISGRSGVWAEPTMVNKAAKEFEDTEKMIGAAEKLYGEYRWGRYDMLVLPPSFPFGGMENPRLTFATPTVIVGDKSLVSLVAHELAHSWSGNLVTNASWKDIWLNEGFTTYVQGRITEALYGKEMAEMEKQIDQTDLLAEVKDMSPADQALALPPLNERDPDEALSQVAYVKGSWFLEFLEQRFGRETFDPFLRGWFDDHAFQSANTDQFVAYMKKNLLPKNPSAVTEAELKAWLDEPGIPAFAAKAQSRNFSSVDTARIAFASAGTVPSSQVIADWSTQEWVRFIDGLGATQPLDKLATLDKAFHFTGTPNGEIAMRWYPLAIRSGYEQANEGAAAFIERVGRRKLILPIYAELVKTPKGLELAKQAFEKAKPGYHPITTASVQDMLAKAEAK, encoded by the coding sequence ATGCGTAATCCGCTGATGCTCCTTCCGCTGGCCGTGGCCCTGGCCGCCGGCTGCTCCCAGGAGGCGGCCGCGCCCGCCGCCGCCCCGACTGCCGCAAAGGCCCCTGCCGCCCCCGTGAACGCCGAGAACCGCAGCCACGACGAAAGCTCGTACGCCGAGCCGGACAAGGTCGTCATCAAGGACATCGCGCTGGATCTGAAGCTCGACTTCGACCAGAAGCAGATTGGCGGCACCGCCACCTACACCCTGGAATGGAAGCAGAAGGACGCCAGGCAGCTGGTGCTCGACACCCGCGAGCTGACCGTGTCCAAGGTCGAGGCCGTCGCCGCCGATGGCGCGCGCAGCCCGCTGAAGTTCGAGCTGGCCGCCGCTGACAAGGTGTTCGGCAGCAAGCTGACCATCGAGGCCCCGGAACAGCCGGCCAAGGTGGAAGTGACCTACCACACCGCGCCGACCGCATCGGGCCTGCAGTGGCTGGCACCGTCGATGACCGAGGGCAAGAAGCTGCCCTTCATGTTCAGCCAGTCGCAGGCCATCCATGCCCGCTCCTGGGTGCCGCTGCAGGACACCCCGAGCGTGCGCTTCACCTACAGCGCGCACGTGGTCTCGCGCCCGGACGTGATGGTGCTGATGAGCGCCGACAACGATCCGAAGGCCGCGCGTGATGGTGACTACACCTTCAAGATGCCGCAGCCGATTCCGTCCTACCTGCTGGCCATCGCCGCCGGCGACCTGGTGTTCGAGCCGATCTCCGGCCGCTCCGGCGTCTGGGCCGAGCCGACCATGGTCAACAAGGCCGCCAAGGAATTCGAAGACACCGAGAAGATGATCGGTGCCGCCGAGAAGCTGTACGGCGAATACCGCTGGGGCCGCTACGACATGCTGGTGCTGCCGCCGTCGTTCCCGTTCGGCGGCATGGAAAACCCGCGCCTGACCTTCGCCACCCCGACCGTGATCGTCGGCGACAAGTCGCTGGTCTCGCTGGTCGCCCACGAACTGGCGCACAGCTGGTCGGGCAACCTGGTGACCAACGCCAGCTGGAAGGACATCTGGCTCAACGAAGGCTTCACCACCTACGTCCAGGGCCGCATCACCGAAGCCCTGTACGGCAAGGAGATGGCCGAGATGGAGAAGCAGATCGACCAGACCGACCTGCTGGCCGAAGTGAAGGACATGAGCCCGGCCGACCAGGCACTGGCGCTGCCGCCGCTGAACGAGCGTGACCCCGATGAAGCGCTCAGCCAGGTCGCCTACGTCAAGGGTTCGTGGTTCCTGGAGTTCCTGGAACAGCGCTTCGGCCGCGAGACCTTCGATCCGTTCCTGCGGGGCTGGTTCGATGACCACGCCTTCCAGAGCGCGAACACCGACCAGTTCGTCGCGTACATGAAGAAGAACCTGCTGCCGAAGAATCCGTCGGCCGTGACCGAGGCCGAACTGAAGGCGTGGCTGGACGAGCCGGGCATCCCGGCGTTCGCGGCCAAGGCGCAGTCGCGCAACTTCAGCAGCGTCGATACCGCGCGCATCGCATTCGCCAGCGCCGGTACCGTGCCCAGCAGCCAGGTCATCGCCGACTGGAGCACCCAGGAATGGGTGCGCTTCATCGACGGCCTCGGTGCGACCCAGCCGCTGGACAAGCTGGCCACGCTGGACAAGGCCTTCCACTTCACCGGCACCCCCAATGGCGAGATCGCCATGCGCTGGTACCCGCTGGCGATCCGCAGCGGCTACGAGCAGGCCAATGAAGGGGCGGCTGCATTCATCGAGCGCGTCGGCCGTCGCAAGCTGATCCTGCCGATCTACGCCGAACTGGTGAAGACCCCGAAGGGTCTGGAGCTGGCCAAGCAGGCCTTCGAAAAGGCCAAGCCGGGCTACCACCCGATCACCACCGCCTCGGTCCAGGACATGCTGGCCAAGGCTGAAGCCAAGTAA
- a CDS encoding nucleoside deaminase — MITTPDYQALLQTAIAEARQGLAEGGVPIGAALYHNDGRLLGCGHNRRVQEGDPSVHGETDAFRKAGRQRRYQDTIMVTTLAPCWYCSGLVRQFNIGTVVVGESRTFQGGIDWLRENGVNVIDLDSQECVDLLGGFIAQHPEIWNEDIGE, encoded by the coding sequence ATGATCACCACGCCCGACTACCAGGCCCTGCTGCAGACCGCCATCGCCGAAGCCCGCCAGGGCCTGGCCGAGGGCGGCGTGCCGATCGGCGCGGCCCTGTACCACAACGACGGCCGCCTGCTTGGCTGCGGCCACAACCGCCGCGTGCAGGAAGGCGACCCGTCGGTGCACGGCGAGACCGATGCGTTCCGCAAGGCCGGCCGCCAGCGCCGTTACCAGGACACGATCATGGTCACCACCCTGGCACCGTGCTGGTACTGCTCGGGCCTGGTGCGCCAGTTCAACATCGGCACCGTGGTGGTGGGCGAATCGCGCACCTTCCAGGGCGGCATCGACTGGTTGCGGGAAAATGGCGTCAACGTGATCGACCTGGACAGCCAGGAATGCGTGGACCTGCTGGGCGGCTTCATTGCGCAGCACCCGGAGATCTGGAATGAAGACATCGGTGAATGA
- a CDS encoding low affinity iron permease family protein has protein sequence MKVRNLFNTIAKKAAAATGSPWTFLAAVAIVVIWGISGPVFGFNDTWQLVINTGTTIITFLMVFLIQHTQNADTAAMQIKLDELIRATAEANNELLDLEELDEARLEEIRAEYEQMAREAGDALARVRACHAARRDDEAV, from the coding sequence ATGAAAGTACGAAACCTGTTCAATACGATCGCCAAGAAGGCCGCGGCCGCCACCGGCTCACCGTGGACCTTCCTGGCTGCAGTAGCGATCGTGGTGATCTGGGGCATCAGTGGCCCGGTGTTCGGTTTCAACGACACCTGGCAGCTGGTGATCAACACCGGCACCACCATCATCACCTTCCTGATGGTGTTCCTGATCCAGCACACGCAGAACGCGGACACCGCCGCGATGCAGATCAAGCTGGACGAGCTGATCCGGGCGACGGCCGAAGCCAACAACGAACTGTTGGATCTGGAAGAACTGGACGAAGCGCGCCTGGAAGAGATCCGCGCCGAGTACGAGCAGATGGCGCGCGAAGCCGGCGATGCGCTCGCGCGCGTTCGCGCCTGCCATGCAGCGCGGCGCGACGATGAAGCGGTGTAG